In Candidatus Chlorohelix allophototropha, one DNA window encodes the following:
- a CDS encoding ABC transporter permease: MSLKERLGKEIDIQKSSFSGIKRPFDPLVLAIGIISPITAVLVGLFITAILLWASGKDASFVFGEIFRSAFVENFSETVVKAIPLALTGLAVAIAFRVRLWNIGAEGQFYAGVLAATALALGFPTLPAWVIIPAMLLAGMLGGALWALLPAILRAWLEVNEIISSLMLNYVAVLLADYFIFGPWRDPKGFNFPVTATFSDSARLPIIVEGTRIHFGLILALVVATLLWLLGRTRWGFELKVMGDNLNTARYAGIKVTRNIIFAFLLSGAVAGLAGMSEVTGVAGRLQQGISPGYGYTAIIVAWLARLNSWSILLVAVLFGGLLASGFTMQRIGVPSGLVTMLQGIILFCVLAGESLSRRLLYLRALRRNNEKKGQE, encoded by the coding sequence TTGAGCCTCAAAGAGCGACTCGGCAAAGAAATAGATATTCAGAAATCCAGCTTTTCAGGCATAAAACGACCCTTCGACCCTCTGGTACTTGCCATCGGAATTATCTCACCGATTACGGCAGTGCTTGTGGGTCTTTTTATTACCGCAATACTTTTGTGGGCGAGCGGCAAGGATGCCAGTTTTGTATTTGGCGAAATATTCCGCTCGGCTTTTGTGGAGAATTTCTCCGAAACGGTGGTGAAAGCCATCCCGCTTGCGCTGACCGGTCTGGCAGTTGCCATCGCTTTCAGGGTGCGGCTGTGGAATATCGGCGCAGAAGGACAATTCTATGCCGGGGTTTTAGCTGCTACCGCGCTGGCGCTCGGTTTTCCCACGCTACCTGCTTGGGTGATTATTCCGGCAATGCTGCTGGCTGGCATGCTCGGTGGTGCATTATGGGCGTTGCTTCCGGCAATTTTACGCGCTTGGTTGGAAGTGAACGAAATAATCAGCAGCCTAATGTTAAATTATGTGGCGGTTTTGCTCGCGGATTATTTTATCTTTGGTCCGTGGCGCGACCCCAAAGGCTTTAACTTTCCCGTTACGGCAACCTTCTCTGATTCGGCGCGTTTGCCGATTATCGTTGAAGGAACCCGGATTCACTTTGGGCTTATTCTAGCGTTAGTGGTCGCGACTCTCCTCTGGCTGTTAGGTCGGACGCGCTGGGGCTTTGAGCTAAAGGTTATGGGTGACAATCTCAATACTGCCAGATACGCCGGAATAAAAGTCACTCGCAACATTATTTTTGCATTCTTGCTTAGCGGTGCGGTTGCGGGTTTGGCGGGAATGAGCGAGGTCACTGGTGTGGCAGGACGACTCCAGCAGGGTATATCTCCCGGTTATGGCTATACTGCCATCATTGTAGCTTGGCTGGCGCGCCTAAATTCATGGTCAATTTTGCTGGTAGCGGTATTGTTCGGCGGTTTGTTGGCGAGCGGCTTTACCATGCAACGGATTGGAGTTCCTTCCGGGCTGGTAACAATGTTGCAGGGAATTATTCTTTTCTGTGTACTTGCCGGGGAAAGCCTCTCTCGCCGCTTGCTATACTTACGGGCGTTGCGCCGGAATAATGAGAAGAAGGGTCAGGAGTAA
- the atpD gene encoding F0F1 ATP synthase subunit beta produces MTVTYKTEGHVVQVMGPVVDVEFPPDHLPDIYNAVEVPIEGQQESLVVEVQQHLGNDWVRCVAMSSTDGLRRGDKAFDTGKAIAVPVGEGTLGRIFNVLGRTVDLKGPSATTETRPIHALAPSFADQSTEAQMFETGMKVIDLIAPFTRGGKIGVFGGAGVGKTVIIQELINNVAKAHGGYSVFAGVGERTREGNDLYHEMTDAGVMDKTVMVFGQMNEPPGARLRVGLTGLTMAEYFRDSKGADVLLFIDNIFRFVQAGSEVSALLGRMPSAVGYQPTLATEMGQLQERITTTKRGSITSVQAVYVPADDYTDPAPATTFAHLDATISLERRISEQGIYPAVDPLSSTSRILDPLIVGQEHYDVARAAQRTLQKYRDLQDIIAILGVDELSEDDKLTVTRARKIERFFSQPMHVAEQFTGRPGVFVKVGETVRGVKEILAGKYDAVPEQAFFMAGAIEDVLKNAENL; encoded by the coding sequence ATGACCGTGACTTATAAAACCGAAGGACATGTAGTACAGGTAATGGGTCCCGTGGTTGACGTGGAGTTTCCGCCGGATCACCTGCCTGATATTTATAATGCTGTTGAAGTTCCAATCGAAGGACAGCAAGAATCTCTGGTTGTTGAAGTGCAGCAGCACCTTGGTAATGACTGGGTACGCTGCGTGGCAATGTCCAGCACCGACGGTTTACGCCGCGGTGACAAAGCTTTCGATACTGGCAAGGCTATTGCTGTACCGGTAGGTGAAGGTACACTTGGTCGTATCTTCAATGTGCTTGGTCGCACCGTTGATCTCAAAGGACCTTCGGCTACCACCGAAACTCGTCCGATTCACGCACTTGCCCCTTCTTTCGCCGACCAGTCCACCGAAGCCCAGATGTTCGAGACTGGTATGAAAGTAATCGACCTGATTGCTCCTTTTACCCGCGGTGGTAAAATCGGTGTGTTCGGTGGTGCAGGTGTAGGTAAAACCGTAATTATCCAGGAACTGATTAACAACGTTGCCAAAGCACACGGTGGTTACTCGGTATTTGCCGGTGTGGGCGAACGAACCCGCGAAGGTAATGACCTCTATCATGAAATGACCGATGCAGGCGTTATGGACAAGACCGTGATGGTCTTTGGACAGATGAACGAACCGCCCGGCGCTCGTCTGCGCGTGGGTCTGACCGGTCTAACTATGGCGGAATACTTCCGCGATAGTAAAGGGGCAGACGTACTGTTGTTCATCGACAACATCTTCCGCTTTGTACAAGCCGGTTCTGAAGTATCAGCGTTGTTGGGACGTATGCCCAGCGCGGTAGGTTATCAGCCGACTCTGGCTACTGAAATGGGTCAATTGCAAGAGCGCATTACCACTACTAAGCGCGGTTCGATTACTTCGGTGCAGGCTGTATATGTACCTGCTGACGACTATACCGATCCCGCTCCGGCAACTACTTTCGCCCACTTGGATGCGACCATTTCTCTGGAACGCCGCATTTCTGAGCAAGGTATTTACCCGGCAGTAGATCCGCTCTCTAGCACCAGCCGTATTCTTGACCCGTTGATTGTTGGTCAGGAGCATTACGATGTAGCCCGTGCCGCTCAACGCACCTTGCAAAAATATCGTGACTTGCAGGACATTATCGCTATTCTGGGTGTGGACGAATTGAGCGAAGATGATAAGCTCACCGTAACCCGCGCTCGCAAGATTGAACGCTTCTTCAGCCAACCGATGCATGTGGCGGAACAGTTTACTGGTCGCCCCGGTGTGTTTGTAAAGGTCGGAGAAACCGTACGTGGTGTTAAGGAAATTCTGGCAGGCAAGTATGATGCTGTGCCGGAACAGGCGTTCTTTATGGCCGGAGCTATCGAGGACGTTCTCAAGAACGCCGAGAATCTCTAA
- a CDS encoding YkgJ family cysteine cluster protein — MECRVGCGACCIVISISSPIPGMPKGKPAGVRCINLNAANLCTIFGKPERPEVCNNFMPAPDTCGETNEEAMQLLGLMESATSPTEDRNY; from the coding sequence ATGGAATGTCGAGTTGGCTGTGGCGCGTGTTGTATAGTCATTTCAATTTCCTCCCCCATTCCCGGAATGCCCAAGGGTAAGCCCGCCGGGGTTCGCTGTATCAATTTAAATGCAGCTAATTTATGTACTATTTTTGGCAAACCGGAACGACCGGAAGTTTGCAATAACTTTATGCCGGCACCGGATACATGTGGGGAAACAAATGAAGAAGCAATGCAACTTTTAGGTTTAATGGAAAGCGCCACAAGCCCTACAGAGGACCGAAATTATTAA
- a CDS encoding BMP family ABC transporter substrate-binding protein, with the protein MRNSKKAGLLAGILLLVTLLLAACGDSTATTAPATTSAATTAAKTTAAATTGAATTGASTTGVATTTAGATTAGATTAAGTTAASGTKFKVAFVYVGPVGDGGWTYAHDQGRKYLEQNVPNVETTFIENVPENPADAERVITDLAQKGNKMIFTTSFGYMDPTINVAKKFPNVYFEHATGYKTAENVATYQVRQYQPRYLAGIVAGKLTKTNLIGYVAAYPIPEVIGGIDAFTLGVRSVNPTAKVKVVWTNTWYDPAIEKTAAKSLLDAGCDILGQHQDTPSTLQAAQEAGKYAFGNDSIMESYAPKAHLASPYWNWGIYYVDRVKAAIAGTWKSGEYFGGYKEGVVDLSPLNTVVPDDVKKLVEDKKAALKAGTFEVYAGPIKDQKGAVKVAEGAKLTDADILALNYFFEGVDGTIPS; encoded by the coding sequence ATGCGTAATTCAAAGAAAGCCGGTTTACTGGCAGGGATTTTACTGCTGGTAACTCTGCTACTGGCAGCGTGCGGTGACTCTACTGCTACCACCGCCCCTGCTACCACTAGCGCAGCTACTACGGCAGCCAAAACCACTGCGGCAGCTACTACCGGAGCCGCTACAACTGGTGCTTCTACCACAGGAGTTGCCACTACTACCGCAGGCGCTACTACCGCAGGCGCTACTACTGCCGCTGGAACAACCGCAGCAAGTGGTACGAAGTTTAAAGTTGCTTTTGTGTATGTTGGACCTGTTGGTGATGGCGGTTGGACTTATGCTCACGATCAGGGTCGTAAGTATCTTGAGCAGAACGTACCTAACGTGGAAACCACCTTCATCGAAAATGTACCAGAAAACCCTGCGGATGCCGAACGGGTTATTACCGACTTGGCGCAAAAGGGCAACAAGATGATTTTCACCACCAGCTTTGGCTATATGGATCCTACTATCAATGTTGCTAAGAAGTTCCCCAATGTGTACTTTGAGCATGCTACTGGCTACAAAACTGCTGAGAACGTGGCAACTTATCAAGTGCGCCAGTACCAGCCGCGCTATTTGGCAGGTATTGTTGCCGGTAAACTTACCAAAACCAACCTAATCGGTTACGTAGCGGCTTATCCTATCCCCGAAGTTATCGGTGGTATTGATGCCTTTACCCTCGGTGTGCGCTCAGTGAATCCTACCGCCAAAGTTAAGGTAGTGTGGACTAACACTTGGTACGACCCTGCCATTGAGAAAACCGCTGCCAAGAGCTTGCTCGATGCCGGTTGCGATATTCTGGGACAGCATCAGGATACTCCTTCGACCCTTCAGGCTGCTCAAGAAGCCGGGAAATACGCTTTCGGCAATGACTCCATCATGGAAAGCTATGCTCCTAAAGCGCACCTTGCTTCGCCATATTGGAACTGGGGTATTTACTACGTTGACCGCGTAAAGGCGGCAATTGCCGGAACTTGGAAGTCTGGTGAATACTTTGGCGGTTACAAAGAAGGCGTGGTTGACCTTTCACCGCTAAACACCGTTGTACCCGATGATGTCAAGAAGCTGGTTGAAGATAAGAAAGCGGCATTAAAAGCTGGTACTTTCGAGGTCTATGCTGGTCCTATCAAGGATCAGAAGGGTGCTGTTAAGGTTGCAGAAGGCGCAAAATTAACCGATGCCGACATTCTCGCACTCAACTACTTCTTTGAAGGCGTGGACGGTACTATACCTAGCTAA
- a CDS encoding ABC transporter ATP-binding protein, which translates to MGENTKAPAVRLVNITKRFPGLIANNRINFEVQTGEIHALLGENGAGKSTLMNILVGLYRPDEGEIYLRGKRVNLRGPAEAITHGIGLVYQHFKLIPNQTVAENVALGIRKLPFIPSLKKIERELEALSVKYGLPVNPSAKVSSLSVGEQQRAEILKVLYLGATIIALDEPTTNLTPSETEDLFKALRGLVSEGYSIIFISHKLEEVIKLASRATILQAGKAVATLDIKEEEGEKEQIARLMIGREADATSREELGLVEGAPPAAEHTNDSHTPPLTSLLVRDLKAKGNSLSSSLKGITFEVRSGEIVGLVGVAGNGQKELAEALAGLRPLEGGSIRLGENQITGLGVRAIQRLGLAYVPEDRLGVGLAPGLNLEDNFILRDYWRREYGFGFFVKRRAANRQMSGAISQYSISAGDPFAPSRLLSGGNLQKLLLARELAANPRILVVANPTRGLDVGASAYVHNRLRQARNAGAGVLLILEDLDEALLLSDRLLVMYDGCLVGEVAPVRTPDNLSRIGLLMAGAKGEVA; encoded by the coding sequence ATGGGCGAAAATACCAAAGCTCCGGCTGTCAGGCTGGTAAATATTACCAAGCGCTTTCCGGGACTTATAGCCAATAACCGGATCAATTTTGAAGTACAAACCGGAGAAATTCACGCGCTTCTGGGCGAAAATGGCGCCGGGAAGAGTACCCTGATGAATATTCTGGTTGGACTTTATCGACCTGATGAAGGTGAAATCTATCTGCGTGGTAAAAGAGTAAATCTACGCGGGCCGGCTGAAGCTATCACGCATGGAATTGGCTTGGTTTACCAGCATTTCAAACTGATACCCAACCAAACAGTCGCCGAAAATGTAGCTCTTGGTATCCGTAAGCTGCCTTTTATACCTAGCTTGAAGAAAATAGAGCGCGAACTGGAAGCCTTAAGCGTAAAATACGGGTTGCCGGTTAACCCCTCTGCCAAAGTGAGCAGCCTCTCAGTGGGCGAGCAGCAGCGCGCCGAAATTTTGAAAGTTCTGTATCTGGGCGCAACTATTATTGCGCTGGACGAGCCTACTACAAACCTTACCCCCAGTGAAACTGAAGACCTGTTTAAAGCTTTGCGCGGTCTTGTATCGGAAGGTTATTCTATTATTTTTATCAGTCACAAGCTGGAAGAAGTGATAAAACTTGCTTCACGGGCGACCATTTTGCAAGCAGGCAAAGCTGTTGCCACGCTCGACATTAAAGAGGAAGAAGGCGAAAAAGAACAGATTGCACGTCTGATGATAGGGCGTGAAGCTGATGCAACCAGCCGTGAAGAGCTAGGGTTGGTTGAAGGCGCACCACCCGCAGCCGAGCACACTAATGATTCCCATACCCCACCGTTGACTTCCCTGCTAGTACGTGATTTGAAAGCAAAAGGAAATTCGCTTAGCTCAAGCCTCAAAGGAATTACATTCGAGGTGCGTTCAGGAGAAATAGTAGGGTTGGTGGGTGTAGCCGGAAACGGGCAGAAAGAACTGGCGGAAGCGCTGGCAGGCTTACGCCCTTTGGAAGGCGGTTCAATCCGGTTGGGTGAGAATCAGATAACTGGCTTGGGCGTTCGTGCGATTCAAAGGTTGGGGCTGGCATATGTTCCCGAAGATCGTTTAGGGGTGGGGCTGGCTCCCGGCTTAAATCTGGAAGACAACTTTATTTTGCGTGATTACTGGCGCAGGGAATACGGTTTTGGTTTTTTCGTGAAGCGGCGGGCGGCAAACCGTCAAATGTCAGGGGCAATTTCCCAATATTCGATTTCTGCCGGAGACCCTTTTGCGCCTTCACGGTTACTTTCGGGTGGCAATTTGCAAAAACTTTTGTTGGCGCGTGAGCTTGCGGCTAATCCGCGCATTCTGGTAGTAGCAAATCCTACTCGTGGGTTGGATGTAGGCGCGTCCGCCTATGTGCATAACCGTTTGCGACAAGCTAGAAATGCTGGCGCGGGCGTGCTGCTTATTCTGGAAGATTTGGACGAAGCGTTATTATTGAGCGACAGGTTGCTAGTGATGTATGATGGTTGCTTAGTTGGTGAGGTTGCACCGGTACGGACTCCTGATAACCTCTCCAGAATAGGGTTGCTGATGGCAGGGGCTAAGGGGGAAGTAGCTTGA
- a CDS encoding peroxiredoxin, translating to MSIEIGQSFPAFALPNQDGKIVNLADFAGKWLVVYFYPKDDTAGCTIQGKGFTASKQDYEAANIEVVGVSQDDIDSHKGFCNKFGFTIDLLSDTDHKLINAVGLGQVEYSGVKYWSRTSYVVDPEGNLRKIYENVKPQGHELELLENIKQLQVLT from the coding sequence ATGTCTATAGAAATTGGTCAGTCGTTTCCCGCTTTTGCTTTGCCAAACCAGGATGGGAAAATTGTAAATCTTGCAGATTTTGCGGGGAAATGGTTGGTAGTGTACTTTTACCCAAAGGATGATACAGCGGGTTGTACTATCCAAGGCAAAGGATTTACTGCGAGCAAACAGGATTACGAAGCGGCTAACATTGAAGTGGTGGGTGTAAGCCAAGATGATATTGATTCGCACAAGGGTTTTTGTAATAAATTTGGATTTACAATAGATTTGCTCTCCGATACCGATCACAAACTCATCAATGCCGTAGGATTGGGGCAGGTAGAGTATAGCGGGGTAAAATATTGGAGCCGTACCAGTTACGTAGTTGACCCAGAAGGTAACTTGCGGAAAATTTACGAAAATGTAAAACCTCAAGGTCATGAACTCGAATTGCTTGAAAATATAAAACAACTTCAAGTATTGACCTAA
- a CDS encoding ABC transporter permease, which yields MADIDAIKLLATTVAAGTPVLYATLGEILTERSGVLNLGLEGMMLVGGLAGFAATASTGNLVIGLLAAMAAGATAALLHAFFSITIGVNQVVSGLALTLAGTGIASYFGRSLVGQPAVDSFKPIELPILSDIPALGQILFRQDLMVYLSFLLVPILFFFIYRTRPGLRLRAVGESPATADSQGIRVTLTRYVYTMAGGALVGCGGAYVSLAYSPSWQENITAGRGWIAVGLVIFAMWNPWRALLGAYLFGGMEAFQFSLQVAGVPVSSYFLRMTPYLLTIIALAFSQWWARKHRSGNVAPAALGQLYLRRDRN from the coding sequence ATGGCTGATATTGACGCGATAAAACTTCTGGCTACTACCGTTGCCGCCGGAACCCCGGTTCTTTACGCTACGCTGGGTGAAATTCTGACAGAACGCAGCGGGGTGCTTAATCTCGGTCTGGAAGGTATGATGCTGGTGGGTGGGTTAGCGGGCTTTGCGGCTACTGCCAGCACCGGAAATTTGGTAATCGGCTTATTGGCAGCGATGGCGGCAGGGGCTACTGCCGCGCTACTTCACGCCTTTTTCAGTATTACTATTGGGGTGAATCAGGTTGTAAGCGGTTTGGCTTTGACACTCGCCGGAACCGGAATCGCTTCATACTTTGGGCGTTCGCTGGTTGGACAGCCTGCGGTCGATTCTTTCAAGCCAATTGAACTACCTATATTATCGGATATTCCGGCGCTTGGTCAGATTCTTTTCAGACAAGACCTGATGGTATATCTCAGCTTTTTATTAGTGCCCATACTATTTTTCTTCATATATCGCACTCGCCCCGGTTTGCGGCTCAGAGCGGTTGGTGAAAGCCCCGCTACTGCCGACTCACAGGGGATACGGGTAACACTGACCCGCTATGTGTATACAATGGCGGGCGGCGCGCTGGTGGGCTGTGGTGGGGCATACGTCTCACTGGCTTACAGCCCTAGTTGGCAAGAAAATATCACAGCCGGACGTGGTTGGATTGCGGTAGGGCTGGTAATATTTGCGATGTGGAATCCTTGGCGCGCTCTTTTGGGCGCGTATTTATTTGGAGGCATGGAGGCTTTCCAATTTAGTTTACAGGTAGCGGGAGTGCCTGTCAGCAGTTATTTTCTGCGGATGACCCCTTACCTGTTGACTATTATCGCCCTAGCTTTCTCCCAATGGTGGGCTAGAAAACACCGTAGTGGCAATGTAGCACCCGCGGCGCTGGGTCAGCTTTATCTCAGGCGAGATAGAAATTAG
- a CDS encoding F0F1 ATP synthase subunit epsilon encodes MPLRLQIVTAERVVFDEDVDYVTAPGEEGVLGILPRHAPLLSGLQAGELRYRRGADQTALAIGGGFIEIFNNKVIVLADSAERSDEIDLSRAEVARKRAENLLQDRTNLSQEDALRAEVSLRRALVRIEVSRRHSGRGGVPRMTMDE; translated from the coding sequence ATGCCACTTAGATTGCAAATTGTCACCGCCGAGCGGGTGGTGTTTGATGAAGATGTTGACTACGTCACCGCACCGGGTGAGGAAGGCGTACTGGGTATTTTACCCAGACACGCCCCTCTATTAAGTGGGTTGCAGGCTGGTGAATTACGCTATAGACGCGGTGCTGACCAGACTGCTTTGGCTATCGGTGGCGGTTTTATCGAAATCTTCAATAATAAGGTCATAGTGCTGGCGGATAGCGCCGAGCGTAGCGATGAGATTGATTTATCGCGCGCCGAGGTAGCTCGCAAACGTGCCGAAAACTTACTTCAGGATCGCACTAACCTCAGCCAAGAAGATGCGTTGCGTGCCGAGGTATCGCTTCGTAGAGCTTTGGTTCGTATCGAGGTTTCACGCCGCCACAGTGGGCGCGGTGGCGTTCCACGTATGACTATGGACGAATAA
- a CDS encoding acylphosphatase has translation MTDEISQKRNLRAQVHGRVQGVGYRQFVLYHAARLELTGWVRNNRFDHSLVELEAEGTKSRLENLLDLLYTGPTPARVREINIDWSDFTGTYHGFEVRY, from the coding sequence ATGACTGATGAGATTTCCCAGAAACGAAATTTGAGAGCGCAAGTGCATGGGCGGGTGCAAGGCGTAGGTTATCGCCAGTTTGTTTTATATCATGCTGCTCGACTTGAGTTGACCGGATGGGTGCGCAATAATCGCTTTGATCACTCGCTGGTGGAGCTTGAGGCAGAAGGTACTAAATCTCGCCTTGAGAATCTTCTCGATTTGTTGTACACCGGCCCAACTCCAGCCAGAGTTCGCGAAATCAATATTGATTGGAGCGATTTTACAGGAACTTATCACGGGTTTGAAGTGAGATATTGA